Within the candidate division WOR-3 bacterium genome, the region GGAGATCATCCACAACCTCCGTTTCTTAGAAGGGGAAAGGGAAGGAGGTTTTCGCGATTTTCTCCGTCGGGCGAGCGGTTTGGATATTAAAGATCATATCTACTTTACCCCCCTCCTCTCTTCCTTAAAGAAGTTGGAAGAGGATGGTCTTAAAGCGGAGGTGTGGTGGCAATGGGTAGAAGGGGAGTCAACGAAGGAATACGCGATAGAAAATAAATTTTACCGGATAAAGGGAAGTTATAAAATCCCCGCCCTTTACGATTTTTCCACCGCGGTTGATTTCTATTGCTATCTCCTTTCCGGGATTTCTTACATGGCACGGGAGTTAAAATTTTCTGGTCTCGTCCTTTTACTGGATGAGGCGGAAACCGTTGCCCACCTTTGGGATACCCATTCTTTCCTCGCCGGACTCTCTTTTTTAGAAGGTCTCATTCACACCAGCCTCAACCTTCCGGAATGGAAGAAGATAACACCCAACCATCTCCATAATGGGATGCGCCCCACCCCTTACATTTACAAAAATTCCTATCTCCTCCTCACCATCGCGATGACCCCTCTCCCTGATGGCAGTATCTCCAACCGAATTCGTCAGATTATCAAAAAGAGTATCCCCCTCTCTCCCTTGTCCGAAAGGGCTTGCCAAGAGTGTTTTTACCACTTGGTCAATCTATATCTTGCCGCCTATCCGGAATTTACCTTATCGCCTCTCAAAGAGAGGGAAATTTTATTCTCCGCCCTCCAGCGCAAGAATTTACGCGACTTTATTAAGTTTACAGTTGACTATTTAGATGTTGAA harbors:
- a CDS encoding BREX system ATP-binding domain-containing protein, whose amino-acid sequence is MDNRGSTCSHPVFGEGEVLAERFRGQEFLVKFRTGLKLWIRKERLFFFGPLREEKIDQISARRMTEAFRLGIVPRRDIEDFTFGREEEISQFKKAIEKLKKGTGDCLLIEGEYGSGKTHLLEYFYHIALKDGFLVSRVELDPREVSLARPKKVYREIIHNLRFLEGEREGGFRDFLRRASGLDIKDHIYFTPLLSSLKKLEEDGLKAEVWWQWVEGESTKEYAIENKFYRIKGSYKIPALYDFSTAVDFYCYLLSGISYMARELKFSGLVLLLDEAETVAHLWDTHSFLAGLSFLEGLIHTSLNLPEWKKITPNHLHNGMRPTPYIYKNSYLLLTIAMTPLPDGSISNRIRQIIKKSIPLSPLSERACQECFYHLVNLYLAAYPEFTLSPLKEREILFSALQRKNLRDFIKFTVDYLDVERHAVTCRRNLKPRPSLSL